A single window of Liolophura sinensis isolate JHLJ2023 chromosome 6, CUHK_Ljap_v2, whole genome shotgun sequence DNA harbors:
- the LOC135468689 gene encoding retinol dehydrogenase 14-like, producing MAWLKIVAAGTVALSVYFLRRFVVGKACASCRSLKGKTVIITGANCGLGKATACELAKREARVILACRDIAKGQAALNEIRQETSAGELIVKRLDLASLRSIREFTAEILVEEDRVDILVNNAGVFQCPYSKTEDGFEQQMGVNHFGHFLLTTRLLNMIKTSAPSRIVIVSSVLMKNGQIDFSDVNKEKFYDKKQAYADSKLAEALFCRELAHRLENSGVGVFCVSPGMVLTSLGRHVTSPLMSLIFWPLARLLLKTPHQGCQTVLHCCLSEDLDEMSGLFFRDCSQVPWYNVVDEATAKKLWELSEQLTAAKSAKP from the coding sequence ATGGCGTGGTTGAAAATTGTTGCTGCAGGAACTGTAGCATTAAGTGTTTATTTCTTGCGCCGTTTTGTGGTCGGGAAGGCCTGTGCTAGTTGCCGATCTCTGAAGGGAAAGACCGTCATTATTACGGGTGCCAACTGTGGCCTGGGTAAAGCTACAGCATGTGAACTGGCAAAGCGAGAGGCAAGAGTCATCTTAGCTTGTCGCGACATAGCCAAAGGCCAGGCAGCTCTGAATGAAATCCGCCAGGAGACAAGCGCAGGAGAATTGATTGTAAAACGACTAGATTTGGCTTCTTTAAGATCTATCCGCGAATTCACGGCAGAAATCCTTGTGGAAGAAGATCGCGTGGACATTTTGGTGAATAACGCTGGTGTGTTCCAGTGCCCGTATTCAAAAACGGAAGACGGGTTTGAACAGCAAATGGGCGTGAACCATTTTGGACATTTTCTGTTAACAACTCGTCTTCTCAACATGATCAAAACGTCTGCACCAAGCCGAATAGTTATCGTGTCTTCTGTTCTTATGAAAAACGGCCAAATTGACTTCTCGGAtgttaataaagaaaaattctACGACAAAAAGCAAGCTTACGCTGATAGTAAATTAGCCGAAGCTCTGTTTTGCCGGGAACTGGCACATCGTTTGGAGAACTCTGGTGTGGGAGTGTTTTGCGTTAGTCCAGGCATGGTCTTAACTTCTCTGGGCCGACACGTCACCTCTCCTCTTATGTCCTTGATTTTCTGGCCGTTGGCGAGACTGTTGTTGAAGACTCCTCACCAGGGATGTCAGACGGTGTTACATTGCTGTCTGTCTGAGGACCTGGACGAAATGTCAGGGCTTTTCTTCAGAGATTGCTCTCAGGTGCC